A section of the Hevea brasiliensis isolate MT/VB/25A 57/8 chromosome 17, ASM3005281v1, whole genome shotgun sequence genome encodes:
- the LOC110666023 gene encoding transcription factor bHLH30 — MRGFKEEDQGECSQTIHNFQGYQEQLLLQHHQQMQQQQQQQSNDIYGGARGTGLIFPEASPILPWPLPPVHSFNPVHFTSNPVRDHDPFLIPPAPSSYGSLFNRRAPALQFAYDGSSSDHLRIISDTLGPVVQPGSAPFGLQAELGKMTAQEIMDAKALAASKSHSEAERRRRERINNHLAKLRSLLPSTTKTDKASLLAEVIQHVKELKRQTSLIAETSPVPTESDELTVDTSDEDGKFVIKASLCCEDRSDLLPDLIKTLKALRLRTLKAEITTLGGRVKNVLFITGEEDSSSDSNEQQQQQQPQYSISSIQEALKAVMEKTGGDESSSGSVKRQRTNINILEQ; from the exons ATGCGTGGATTCAAAGAAGAAGATCAAGGAGAGTGTTCTCAAACTATCCATAACTTCCAAGGCTACCAAGAACAACTACTTCTCCAACACCACCAACAAATGCAACAGCAACAACAGCAGCAAAGCAATGATATTTATGGAGGAGCTCGAGGAACCGGATTGATTTTCCCTGAAGCTTCACCAATCTTACCGTGGCCTCTCCCTCCAGTCCACTCCTTCAACCCAGTCCACTTCACTTCCAACCCGGTTCGTGACCACGACCCATTTCTTATCCCTCCAGCACCATCATCATATGGAAGTCTCTTCAACAGGCGAGCTCCTGCCCTGCAGTTTGCATATGATGGTTCATCAAGTGATCATCTTAGAATCATATCCGACACTCTTGGACCGGTGGTTCAACCCGGttcagctccttttgggttgcAAGCTGAACTGGGGAAGATGACTGCTCAAGAAATCATGGATGCTAAGGCTCTTGCTGCTTCAAAGAGTCACAGTGAGGCCGAAAGGAGGAGAAGAGAAAGAATCAACAACCATCTTGCTAAGCTACGCAGCTTACTACCCAGCACAACCAAG ACGGACAAAGCTTCATTGCTAGCAGAGGTGATCCAACACGTTAAAGAGCTAAAACGCCAGACTTCTTTGATAGCTGAAACAAGTCCAGTACCGACCGAAAGTGATGAGCTAACAGTGGATACATCAGATGAAGATGGTAAATTTGTGATCAAAGCTTCACTTTGCTGCGAAGACAGGTCTGATCTTTTGCCTGACCTAATAAAGACCTTAAAAGCTTTACGCTTAAGAACACTAAAAGCTGAGATTACAACACTTGGTGGGCGAGTTAAGAATGTTTTATTCATCACTGGAGAAGAAGATTCTTCAAGTGACAGCAATGAGCAGCAGCAACAACAGCAGCCACAATATTCTATAAGTTCAATCCAAGAAGCATTGAAAGCAGTTATGGAGAAGACCGGTGGTGATGAATCTTCTTCAGGGAGTGTTAAGAGACAGAGAACCAATATCAATATCCTTgaacaataa